A genomic window from Geothermobacter ehrlichii includes:
- a CDS encoding TIGR04211 family SH3 domain-containing protein yields MLRLSFLLLGLLLAATAVSAETGYVTDQLVLTLRSAPTAEYEILDHLKTDTRVEILGEEGKFLRVRTTDGKEGYVLRQYITDRTPKKFTIQKQAQQIEQLKRQLAAASDDNSQMREQLAALQSANARLQEELAQHKARFDKTSRQYQKLLEASRNLLELTQERDRLREENGHLATEVERLKEENASLLTTGSIKWFLAGAGVLFFGWILGKLSRRKRRPF; encoded by the coding sequence ATGCTTCGCCTGTCCTTCCTGTTGCTTGGCCTGCTTCTGGCCGCCACCGCCGTCTCGGCGGAGACCGGCTATGTCACTGACCAGCTCGTCCTGACCCTCCGCTCGGCGCCGACGGCCGAGTACGAAATCCTCGACCATCTGAAGACCGATACCCGGGTCGAGATTCTCGGCGAAGAAGGCAAGTTTCTGCGGGTACGGACCACCGACGGCAAGGAAGGTTACGTCCTCAGGCAATACATCACCGACCGGACGCCGAAGAAGTTCACCATCCAGAAACAGGCGCAGCAGATCGAACAGCTGAAACGGCAGCTTGCGGCCGCCAGCGACGACAACAGCCAGATGCGCGAACAGCTCGCTGCCCTGCAGTCCGCCAACGCCAGGCTGCAGGAGGAGCTGGCCCAGCACAAGGCCCGCTTCGACAAGACCTCGCGGCAATACCAGAAGCTGCTCGAAGCGTCCCGCAATCTGCTTGAGCTGACCCAGGAGCGCGACCGGCTGCGGGAAGAGAACGGCCACCTGGCTACAGAAGTCGAGCGGCTCAAAGAAGAGAACGCCAGCCTGCTGACCACAGGCAGCATCAAGTGGTTTCTCGCCGGTGCCGGTGTGCTCTTCTTCGGCTGGATTCTCGGCAAGCTGTCGCGGCGCAAGCGGCGTCCCTTCTGA
- a CDS encoding carboxy terminal-processing peptidase → MRTLLRLCLPVLLLATLVTGPAFAQPQQSDDQVASRARLLSYVLRQQLTQHHFSGKTFDDNLSKAAFDLYLKQLDFQKRFLLARDVEQLKVYADRIDDEINQGRIELPVIAGKLIEKRIRQVQTMAREILQQKFDFSRDERMETDPEKLDWCKNEKELRERWRKILKYQVLVRMLTLEQDDKTAKDSGKKTPTQAEAREKIGKRFNNFFERLLKDTLQDHYDRYFNAIARAFDPHTTYFAPKQKEDFEIGMRGSLEGIGATLREEDGFIKVVRIIPGSAAARQGELEAEDIILAVGQGDEDPVDVTDTRLRDAVELIRGPKGTEVRLTVRKPSGKTKVIAIVRDVVEIEETFVRWTTLDDPKSGRTFGYVKIPSFYRDFKSRLQGGTGRNVTDDVKKALEELKKQKVAGLILDLRNNGGGALTDAVNISGLFIEEGPIVQVKSSNGRIRVLEDQDDDIVYGGPMVVLVNRFSASASEILTAALQDYHRALIVGSEHTYGKGTVQTILDLDRAIPFRNMDKYKPLGALKITTQKFYRVSGGSTQAKGVEADLELPDRMRYVESGEKYIDYALPWDTVQPADYTPWRPFPLPTAELKRRSAERVTKNDAFQQIAREAEEAKKQREKSEVSLNLEQARKQREELEAGLGKNGRFHDGMQGEDELDGTDDEKLERWRENVRKDPYALEAAAILDDLIDTGQKN, encoded by the coding sequence ATGCGTACACTTCTGCGTCTCTGCCTGCCCGTCCTTCTGCTGGCCACCCTCGTCACCGGCCCTGCTTTCGCCCAGCCCCAACAAAGCGACGACCAGGTCGCCAGCCGCGCCCGGCTGCTGAGTTACGTTCTGCGCCAACAGCTGACCCAGCACCATTTCAGCGGCAAGACCTTCGACGACAACCTGTCGAAGGCCGCCTTCGACCTCTATCTGAAACAGCTCGACTTCCAGAAACGCTTTCTGCTCGCCCGCGACGTCGAGCAGCTGAAGGTCTATGCCGACCGCATCGACGACGAGATCAACCAGGGACGCATCGAACTGCCGGTCATCGCCGGCAAGCTGATCGAAAAACGCATCCGCCAGGTGCAGACCATGGCCCGCGAGATCCTGCAGCAGAAGTTCGACTTCAGCCGCGACGAGCGGATGGAAACCGACCCGGAAAAACTCGACTGGTGCAAAAACGAAAAGGAGTTGCGGGAACGCTGGCGCAAGATTCTCAAATACCAGGTTCTGGTCCGCATGCTGACCCTTGAGCAAGACGACAAAACTGCGAAAGACAGCGGCAAAAAAACGCCGACCCAGGCCGAGGCGCGCGAAAAGATCGGCAAGCGGTTCAACAACTTTTTCGAACGTCTGCTCAAGGACACTCTGCAGGATCACTACGACCGCTACTTCAACGCCATCGCCAGGGCCTTCGACCCGCACACCACCTACTTTGCGCCGAAGCAGAAGGAAGACTTCGAAATCGGCATGCGCGGCTCCCTCGAAGGTATCGGCGCCACCCTGAGGGAGGAGGACGGCTTCATCAAGGTGGTCCGCATCATTCCCGGCAGCGCCGCCGCCCGCCAGGGCGAGCTCGAAGCCGAGGACATCATCCTCGCCGTCGGTCAGGGAGACGAGGATCCGGTCGACGTCACCGACACCCGGCTGCGCGACGCGGTGGAGCTGATCCGCGGTCCCAAGGGGACGGAGGTGCGGCTGACGGTCCGCAAGCCGAGCGGCAAGACCAAGGTCATCGCCATCGTCCGCGACGTAGTCGAGATCGAAGAGACCTTCGTCCGCTGGACCACCCTCGACGATCCGAAGAGCGGCCGCACCTTCGGCTACGTGAAGATTCCGAGCTTCTACCGCGATTTCAAAAGCCGGCTCCAGGGGGGGACGGGGCGTAACGTCACCGACGATGTGAAAAAGGCCCTCGAAGAGCTGAAGAAGCAGAAGGTGGCGGGGCTGATCCTCGATTTGCGCAACAACGGCGGCGGCGCCCTGACCGACGCCGTCAACATCTCGGGACTGTTCATCGAGGAAGGACCGATCGTGCAGGTCAAGAGCAGCAACGGCCGGATCCGCGTCCTTGAGGACCAGGACGACGACATCGTCTACGGCGGTCCCATGGTGGTGCTGGTCAACCGCTTCAGCGCCTCGGCCTCGGAAATCCTTACCGCCGCTCTGCAGGACTACCACCGGGCCCTGATCGTCGGCTCCGAACACACCTACGGCAAAGGGACGGTCCAGACCATTCTCGATCTCGACCGGGCCATTCCCTTCCGCAACATGGACAAGTACAAGCCCCTCGGCGCCCTGAAGATCACCACCCAGAAATTCTACCGCGTCAGCGGCGGCTCGACCCAGGCCAAGGGGGTGGAGGCCGATCTGGAGCTGCCCGACCGGATGCGCTACGTCGAAAGCGGCGAAAAATACATCGACTACGCCCTGCCCTGGGACACCGTGCAGCCGGCGGACTACACACCGTGGCGACCGTTCCCCCTGCCCACGGCCGAGCTGAAGCGCCGCAGCGCTGAACGGGTCACCAAGAACGACGCATTCCAGCAGATCGCGCGGGAAGCCGAAGAGGCCAAAAAACAGCGTGAAAAGAGCGAAGTCAGCCTCAACCTGGAGCAGGCCCGCAAACAGCGGGAAGAGCTGGAAGCCGGCCTGGGCAAAAACGGTCGTTTCCACGACGGCATGCAGGGCGAAGACGAGCTCGACGGAACCGACGACGAGAAGCTCGAGCGCTGGCGTGAGAACGTGCGCAAAGATCCCTACGCCCTCGAGGCGGCCGCCATTCTTGACGACCTGATCGACACCGGGCAAAAGAACTGA
- a CDS encoding 3'-5' exonuclease — protein MLNQPSLFGTDEACLLDRPLAVIDLETTGTGPTRDRVIEIGLILVRGGEEEERWSTLVNPQRRLSPFIEGYTGITTAMLQDAPTFAEIAGSLRQRLANRLLVAHNVRFDYGFLQAEYARLDQSLACPTLCTVRLSRQLYPQERRHNLDNIISRHRIACVSRHRALDDALALADFLRCLRAEQPVALLDKAVRKQLKPF, from the coding sequence GTGCTGAATCAGCCCAGCCTGTTCGGCACCGACGAAGCCTGCCTGCTCGACCGGCCCCTGGCCGTGATCGACCTCGAGACCACCGGAACCGGCCCGACCCGCGACCGGGTCATCGAGATCGGCCTGATACTCGTGCGCGGCGGCGAAGAAGAAGAACGCTGGTCGACCCTGGTCAACCCGCAGCGGCGGCTCAGCCCGTTCATCGAGGGCTACACCGGCATTACCACCGCCATGCTGCAAGACGCGCCGACCTTCGCGGAGATCGCCGGGAGCCTGCGCCAGCGGCTCGCGAACCGGCTGCTGGTAGCCCACAATGTCCGCTTCGACTACGGTTTTCTCCAGGCCGAATACGCCCGCCTCGACCAGAGTCTCGCCTGCCCGACCCTCTGCACGGTCAGACTCTCCCGGCAGCTCTACCCGCAGGAGCGCCGCCACAACCTCGACAACATCATCAGCCGGCACCGGATCGCCTGTGTCAGCCGACACCGGGCACTGGACGATGCCCTGGCGCTGGCCGACTTTCTGCGCTGCCTGCGCGCGGAACAACCGGTGGCGCTGCTCGACAAGGCCGTCCGCAAACAGCTGAAACCGTTCTGA
- a CDS encoding Dabb family protein: protein MLKHLVFFKFRPDTSEEQIDRLLDMLSALPEQIGEIREYLFGRDIVRSERSYDFALVSLFDDLEALQRYQVHPEHQKVIGHVKSICESIIAVDFEC from the coding sequence ATGCTGAAACATCTCGTCTTCTTCAAATTCCGTCCTGACACCAGCGAAGAACAGATCGACCGGCTGCTCGACATGCTGAGCGCCCTGCCGGAACAGATCGGGGAGATCCGCGAATATCTCTTCGGCCGCGACATCGTCCGGTCGGAACGCTCCTACGACTTCGCCCTCGTCTCGCTGTTTGACGACCTCGAGGCCCTGCAGCGCTACCAGGTGCATCCGGAGCACCAGAAGGTCATAGGCCACGTCAAGTCGATCTGCGAATCGATCATCGCCGTCGACTTCGAGTGCTGA
- a CDS encoding MBL fold metallo-hydrolase: MPVRLPFRYLKPVFFGGLFDDPLLYVKIRPSGRGLLFDAGKMQHVAKRVLKSLDVVFVSHAHMDHFMGLAALTRSMHVSSRQLRLYGPPGILDRLYHLLAAFDWNLAEDWWGSWLAHAVGERAMKVCHFDGRTGFAAGPVESRMHDDGWIYRNTYLRVRALILDHKIPVLGFCLEERPGFGVDLEEIRRLGLSPGAWIDTLRLLVREGRLDQPVELPAVAATLGPAPTAGRLYRAIGVPGRPASLVYLTDFGMTEANFERLCQLPVRPTLLVCECAFLREEKEQARRSMHLCTEDLNLLLDRLRPDFVLPMHLSKAFLGRSAELYAELEPPSGTQVLRLPDYCSPRPLLADDVQWRCSRTGGGEERTWDC; the protein is encoded by the coding sequence ATGCCCGTGCGTCTGCCCTTCCGCTACCTGAAACCGGTCTTTTTCGGCGGCCTGTTCGACGACCCCCTGCTCTATGTCAAGATCCGCCCCTCGGGTCGCGGCCTGCTGTTCGATGCCGGCAAGATGCAGCATGTCGCCAAGCGGGTGCTCAAATCGCTGGACGTGGTCTTCGTCAGCCACGCTCATATGGATCATTTCATGGGCCTGGCGGCGCTGACCCGTTCCATGCATGTCAGTTCGCGCCAGCTCAGGCTTTACGGCCCGCCGGGGATTCTCGACCGGCTGTATCACCTGCTGGCCGCCTTCGACTGGAACCTGGCCGAAGACTGGTGGGGCAGCTGGCTGGCGCATGCCGTCGGCGAGCGAGCGATGAAAGTCTGCCATTTCGACGGCCGGACAGGCTTTGCCGCGGGGCCGGTCGAAAGCCGCATGCACGACGATGGCTGGATCTACCGCAACACTTACCTGCGGGTGCGCGCCCTGATTCTTGATCACAAGATTCCGGTGCTGGGGTTCTGTCTCGAAGAGCGGCCCGGTTTTGGTGTCGACCTGGAAGAAATACGACGACTGGGGCTGTCCCCGGGGGCCTGGATCGACACTTTGCGGCTGCTGGTGCGGGAGGGTCGGCTGGACCAGCCGGTCGAACTGCCGGCTGTGGCCGCGACGCTGGGACCGGCACCGACGGCCGGCCGGCTGTATCGGGCCATCGGGGTTCCCGGCCGGCCGGCATCCCTGGTCTACCTGACCGATTTCGGTATGACTGAAGCCAACTTTGAGCGGCTTTGCCAGCTGCCGGTTCGGCCGACCCTGCTGGTCTGCGAATGTGCCTTTCTGCGCGAGGAAAAGGAGCAGGCCCGGCGCAGCATGCACCTGTGCACCGAGGATCTCAACCTGCTGCTCGACCGGCTGCGTCCCGACTTCGTGCTGCCGATGCATCTGTCCAAGGCCTTTCTCGGGCGCAGTGCGGAACTTTACGCCGAGCTGGAACCGCCGTCAGGTACGCAGGTGCTCAGGCTGCCTGATTACTGCAGTCCGCGCCCGCTGTTGGCGGATGATGTACAATGGAGGTGCAGCCGTACCGGCGGCGGAGAGGAGCGGACATGGGACTGTTGA